A single genomic interval of Microbulbifer variabilis harbors:
- the topA gene encoding type I DNA topoisomerase, with product MGKSLVIVESPAKAKTINKYLGKDFVVKSSVGHIRDLPTGGGNKQPVDAKERARRAAETRKLSPEAKEAYKRKKNRAQLIKRMGIDPDNSWQAHYEILPGKEKVVSELQKLAENADHIYLATDLDREGEAIAWHLREAIGGNDERYRRVVFNEITKSAIQEAFKDPGRLNINRVHAQQARRFLDRIVGYMVSPLLWEKVARGLSAGRVQSVAVRLVVEREREIRAFIPEEYWTLFADTATSKANKLRLEVKKQAGETFRPTNEADANSAVKLLQGSEFVVSGRDDKPTSSKPGAPFITSTLQQAASNRLGFSVKKTMTLAQRLYEAGHITYMRTDSTNLSKEAVESARQYIGENFGDKYLPEKPVSYSSKEGAQEAHEAIRPSDVRVAPNMLSGVERDAERLYNLIWQQFVACQMTPAKYTSTSIVVSAGDFELRARGRVIRFDGFLKVAPPAGKKDEDLLLPDVQVGDKLSLQQLDPKQHFTKPPARFSEAALVKELEKRGIGRPSTYASIISTIQDRGYVRLENRRFYAEKMGDIVTDRLSESFKNLMDYGFTASLEESLDAVADGDKGWKQLLDEFYQDFSSRLEKAQSSDAGMRRNTPTDTDIECSKCGRHMQIRTGSTGVFLGCSGYALPPKERCTNTMNLVSGDEAVDADKDEDAETRQLREKRRCPKCGTAMDSYLLDEQRKLHICGNNPDCNGYEVEQGTFKIKGYDGPIIECDKCGSDMQLKSGRFGKYFGCTNEACKNTRKLLKNGQPAPPKMDPVPMPELACLKVEDHYILRDGASGLFLAASQFPKNRETRAPLIKELLPHQSEIDPKYSFLFSAPSQDDQGRDTVVRFSRKTQEQYVQSEEDGKATGWKAFYRDGAWKVEAAAKKKPAAKKAAAKK from the coding sequence ATGGGTAAATCACTGGTCATCGTCGAATCACCGGCCAAAGCGAAAACCATCAATAAATATCTCGGCAAGGACTTTGTTGTTAAGTCCAGCGTCGGTCATATTCGCGATTTGCCAACCGGTGGCGGCAACAAACAGCCCGTTGACGCAAAAGAACGGGCAAGGCGTGCGGCAGAGACTCGTAAGCTTTCCCCTGAGGCGAAAGAGGCTTACAAGCGCAAGAAAAATCGTGCTCAGCTGATCAAGCGCATGGGGATCGACCCGGATAATAGCTGGCAGGCTCACTACGAAATTTTGCCAGGCAAGGAAAAAGTAGTCAGCGAGTTGCAAAAGCTGGCTGAGAATGCCGATCACATTTATCTGGCAACGGATTTGGACCGCGAGGGAGAGGCGATCGCCTGGCACTTGCGGGAAGCAATTGGCGGTAATGACGAACGCTATCGCCGAGTGGTTTTTAATGAAATCACTAAGTCCGCGATCCAGGAGGCGTTTAAAGATCCCGGCCGCCTGAATATCAATCGGGTTCATGCCCAGCAGGCTCGCCGATTCCTCGATCGTATTGTTGGCTATATGGTCTCCCCACTATTGTGGGAGAAAGTTGCCCGAGGACTCTCTGCTGGCCGGGTGCAGTCAGTGGCAGTTCGTCTCGTGGTAGAGCGCGAACGTGAGATCCGCGCTTTCATTCCTGAGGAGTATTGGACGCTTTTCGCTGACACCGCTACCAGCAAAGCGAACAAGCTGCGGCTAGAGGTTAAAAAACAAGCTGGTGAAACTTTCCGCCCCACCAATGAAGCTGATGCGAATAGCGCGGTGAAATTGCTTCAGGGTAGTGAGTTTGTTGTTAGCGGCCGTGACGATAAGCCTACCAGTTCCAAGCCTGGTGCTCCCTTTATTACTTCGACACTACAACAGGCGGCTAGTAATCGCCTCGGTTTCAGTGTCAAGAAAACCATGACCCTTGCGCAGCGCCTCTACGAAGCCGGCCATATTACATACATGCGTACCGATTCGACCAATCTAAGTAAAGAGGCGGTTGAGTCGGCCCGGCAGTATATCGGAGAGAATTTTGGCGATAAGTATCTGCCAGAAAAGCCGGTTAGTTATAGCAGCAAGGAGGGAGCGCAAGAGGCTCACGAGGCAATTCGTCCCTCCGATGTACGTGTTGCCCCCAATATGCTCTCAGGTGTGGAGAGGGATGCGGAGCGGCTCTACAATCTGATTTGGCAGCAGTTTGTCGCCTGCCAGATGACCCCGGCAAAATACACTTCCACCTCAATTGTGGTGAGTGCCGGTGACTTTGAGTTGCGTGCTCGCGGCCGGGTGATTCGTTTTGATGGCTTTCTCAAAGTTGCCCCTCCTGCGGGCAAGAAAGATGAAGATCTGCTGCTGCCTGATGTTCAGGTTGGCGATAAGCTGTCTCTGCAGCAGCTGGACCCGAAACAACATTTCACCAAGCCTCCGGCTCGTTTTAGCGAAGCCGCTCTGGTGAAAGAGCTGGAAAAGCGTGGTATCGGCCGGCCCTCAACCTATGCCTCTATTATTTCCACAATTCAGGATCGGGGCTATGTGCGGCTTGAGAACCGCCGTTTCTACGCGGAAAAAATGGGTGATATTGTCACCGACCGTCTCAGCGAAAGTTTTAAAAATCTGATGGACTACGGTTTTACCGCAAGCCTGGAGGAGTCTCTGGATGCGGTTGCCGATGGCGATAAAGGTTGGAAGCAGTTACTCGACGAGTTTTATCAGGATTTCTCCTCGCGGTTGGAAAAAGCTCAGTCCAGTGATGCGGGTATGCGGCGCAACACGCCGACAGATACCGATATCGAGTGCAGTAAGTGTGGTCGCCATATGCAGATCCGCACAGGCTCTACCGGTGTATTCCTTGGCTGCTCCGGTTACGCGCTTCCTCCTAAGGAGCGCTGCACCAACACGATGAATCTCGTCTCTGGCGATGAGGCTGTGGACGCGGATAAGGACGAAGATGCCGAAACCCGCCAGTTGCGGGAGAAGCGCCGGTGTCCCAAGTGCGGCACGGCGATGGATAGTTATCTGCTCGATGAGCAGAGAAAGCTACATATCTGCGGTAATAACCCGGACTGTAATGGTTACGAGGTAGAGCAGGGCACGTTCAAAATTAAGGGCTACGACGGTCCGATTATTGAGTGTGACAAGTGCGGTAGCGACATGCAGCTGAAGTCAGGCCGTTTTGGTAAATACTTTGGTTGTACTAACGAAGCCTGTAAGAACACCCGCAAGCTGTTGAAAAATGGCCAGCCGGCGCCACCCAAAATGGATCCGGTTCCTATGCCGGAGTTGGCTTGCCTGAAGGTTGAGGATCATTACATTCTCCGCGATGGTGCCTCCGGATTATTCCTTGCCGCCAGCCAGTTTCCGAAAAACCGTGAGACCCGTGCCCCGCTGATAAAAGAGCTACTGCCTCACCAGAGTGAGATTGACCCTAAGTACAGCTTCTTGTTCTCGGCCCCCTCACAGGATGATCAGGGGCGCGATACCGTAGTTCGCTTCAGTCGTAAGACCCAAGAGCAGTATGTTCAGTCCGAGGAGGACGGAAAGGCCACGGGTTGGAAGGCTTTTTATCGGGATGGCGCCTGGAAAGTCGAAGCGGCGGCCAAGAAAAAGCCGGCAGCTAAGAAAGCGGCGGCAAAAAAGTAA